Proteins encoded together in one Anopheles darlingi chromosome 3, idAnoDarlMG_H_01, whole genome shotgun sequence window:
- the LOC125956497 gene encoding putative fatty acyl-CoA reductase CG5065 yields MDIDMNEGKERIGPMFKGRHVLITGGTGFLGKALIEKLLRCCSEIGQIYLLVRAKKGKAPRQRLEDIFSNPLFETVKGMRGLDALLNQCTVIAGDVTEPELAISPEDRRLITENVSIIYHCAATIRFDETLKKAVMLNTRGTKLMIELAKQCTKLEMFGYVSTSYCHLNEKLLLEKPYAPPADPHKVIKAVEWLEESVVDGMTKKILGDCPNTYAYTKALAEALVVESMDEIPAVIFRPSIVIPTWREPIPGWTDNINGPVGLLIGAGKGVIRSMYCNSTGYGDYLPVDFAVSAMCVCTWNYVGNKDHARNIFHLVSSAEIKVSWEGIIERGKWIVSNKIPLNGVLWYPGGSMKRTRWEHNLAAFFFHWIPAFLIDCLLYCFGYKPILWRIHQRIAKGFEVFEYYANNQWDFDNATILYLRTLINEEEKVKFKIDAGGVEIQEYFENCIKAARWYILKETDDTIPAAKRHMRVMWWVDKICKTLIYGGLLYYIGKALYSVLFGSVV; encoded by the exons ATGGACATCGACATGAACGAAGGGAAGGAACGCATTGGGCCAATGTTTAAAGGTCGTCACGTGCTGATCACCGGCGGAACGGGATTCCTCGGCAAGGCGTTGATCGAGAAATTGCTCCG ATGCTGCTCGGAGATTGGCCAGATCTATCTTCTAGTCAGAGCGAAAAAGGGCAAAGCGCCCCGCCAGCGCCTAGAGGACATCTTCTCCAATCCG CTGTTCGAGACCGTCAAGGGTATGCGCGGTCTGGATGCGTTGCTGAACCAATGTACCGTGATCGCGGGCGATGTCACCGAACCGGAGCTAGCCATTTCGCCAGAGGACCGCCGGTTGATAACGGAAAACGTTTCCATCATCTATCACTGCGCCGCTACGATACGCTTCGATGAGACGCTCAAGAAGGCGGTCATGCTAAACACCCGCGGTACCAAGCTGATGATCGAGCTGGCCAAGCAGTGCACCAAGTTGGAG ATGTTTGGTTACGTGTCGACCTCGTACTGTCATCTGAACGAGAAGCTACTGCTGGAGAAACCGTATGCCCCACCGGCCGATCCACACAAGGTCATCAAGGCGGTCGAATGGCTCGAGGAGAGTGTCGTCGATGGTATGACCAAGAA AATTCTAGGTGACTGTCCCAACACATACGCATACACCAAAGCCTTGGCCgaggcgctggtggtggagtcaATGGACGAGATACCGGCCGTCATCTTCCGTCCATCGATCGTGATTCCGACCTGGCGTGAACCGATTCCCGGCTGGACGGACAATATTAACGGACCGGTTGGTTTGCTGATTGGTGCCGGTAAGGGTGTCATCCGGTCAATGTACTGCAACTCGACGGGCTACGGTGATTATCTGCCGGTGGACTTTGCCGTCagtgcgatgtgtgtgtgcacctgGAACTATGTTGGCAACAA GGATCATGCTCGTAACATCTTCCATCTGGTGAGCTCGGCCGAGATCAAAGTGTCCTGGGAGGGTATCATCGAGCGAGGCAAATGGATCGTATCGAACAAGATCCCGCTGAACGGTGTCCTGTGGTATCCGGGTGGTTCGATGAAGCGTACCCGATGGGAGCACAATCTGGccgccttcttcttccactgGATTCCGGCATTTCTGATCGATTGCTTGCTTTACTGCTTCGGATACAAACCAAT ACTATGGAGAATACATCAACGTATCGCGAAGGGATTTGAAGTGTTCGAGTACTATGCCAACAATCAATGGGACTTTGATAACGCCACGATCTTGTACCTGCGGACACTGATcaacgaggaggagaaagtgAAGTTCAAAATAGACGCCGGAG GTGTCGAAATTCAGGAGTACTTCGAGAACTGCATAAAAGCCGCTCGGTGGTACATTCTGAAGGAAACGGACGATACAATCCCTGCGGCCAAGCGCCACATGAGAGT GATGTGGTGGGTCGACAAGATATGCAAGACGCTCATCTACGGAGGACTTCTGTATTACATCGGCAAGGCGCTCTACTCGGTACTGTTTGGGTCCGTGGTGTAA
- the LOC125955615 gene encoding uncharacterized protein LOC125955615 — protein MNRSESKPAESTFCRILKPIYYVSKLAGLWPQSFTRSTPGVTVLDIVYVMAIYCVFGYCIIVNSSVKLWDYYMKPFESNILRYGLQTHLVNGLYLGVIIITTNVIQYKKKWEYMHLMDSVTQVVEQEFHVKNPVRVVQLFITIVMIAENIYLLWVLSGYYFLIDRTLNITTTYLYASYYLMNLSTLALINEYTYFVVHIRRLMTVVNRLLKQLLLNDAEGSDLILLDRGRKAKTPTIAYDEIFTVYGQAKKDFGMVGSDVKTPKPPKITMVAPTSAGFNKFSYTSVLNTYVTKLKIDNQSSMESILKTLNRLSTLHYHLCDAIRLVNRISSLQLMLLFGAMFVFLVFGLFTIYKAFNSGTWAFKIMAIANGSWILFYLLLMLTVITATTSTQTRGREAGDIVHQIIRKHQNHFSNDVIERLSTMSLQIKMRDMSFSCGLFKFDWQLFSSILSACAMYLVFLIQFDVTPPVGFTSPNITAMLDVSNIVSNEL, from the exons ATGAACCGAAGTGAGAGTAAGCCTGCGGAGAGTACCTTCTGCCGGATTTTGAAACCGATTTACTATGTGTCGAAGTTGGCCGGATTATGGCCCCAATCCTTTACCAGATCGACGCCCGGTGTTACGGTGCTCGATATTGTTTATGTGATGGCCATCTACTGCGTGTTTGGCTACTGCATCATCGTGAACTCAAGTGTGAAGCTGTGGGACTACTACATGAAACCGTTCGAGTCGAACATCCTGCGGTATGGACTACAAACACATCTGGTGAATGGGTTGTATCTAG GCGTAATCATCATAACGACGAACGTAATACAGTACAAGAAAAAGTGGGAATATATGCACCTGATGGATAGCGTTACACAGGTTGTCGAGCAGGAGTTTCACGTCAAGAATCCCGTCCGAGTTGTGCAACT CTTCATTACGATCGTCATGATAGCGGAAAACATCTATCTACTGTGGGTACTTTCGGGTTATTACTTCCTCATAGACCGAACGCTCAACATAACCACGACCTATCTGTATGCCTCGTACTATCTGATGAACCTGTCGACGCTCGCCCTTATCAATGAGTACACATATTTTGTCGTCCACATTCGTCGTCTGATGACGGTTGTTAATCGGTTGCTCAAGCAGTTGCTGCTGAATGATGCCGAAGGCAGTGATTTGATCCTGCTGGACAGGGGTCGTAAGGCGAAAACACCGACCATTGCCTACGACGAGATCTTCACGGTATACGGGCAGGCAAAGAAGGACTTTGGGATGGTCGGCAGCGATGTGAAGACACCGAAGCCACCCAAAATAACTATGGTGGCGCCAACATCGGCTGGATTTAACAAATTTTCCTACACAAGTGTCTTAAACAC CTACGTAACAAAACTCAAGATAGACAATCAATCCAGCATGGAGTCGATCCTGAAAACGCTGAATCGTCTGTCCACCCTGCACTATCACCTGTGCGATGCAATCCGCTTGGTTAACCGTATCTCGTCGTTACAGTTGATGCTTCTCTTTGGCgctatgtttgtttttctcgtgTTTGGACTCTTTACAATCTATAA AGCGTTCAATTCCGGGACTTGGGCATTCAAGATCATGGCAATTGCGAATGGTTCATGGATTCTATTCTACttattgctgatgctgacggtcattactgctactaccagTACGCAGACTCGCGGTCGCGAGGCTGGAGATATTGTCCATCAGATCATCAGGAAGCACCAGAACCATTTCTCCAACGATGTCATTGAAAGG CTCTCGACAATGTCGCTTCAAATCAAGATGCGGGACATGTCGTTCTCCTGTGGATTATTCAAGTTCGATTGGCAACTGTTTAGCTCG ATTCTTTCAGCTTGTGCGATGTACCTGGTGTTCCTCATTCAATTCGATGTTACCCCACCGGTGGGATTTACCTCACCCAACATCACCGCGATGCTGGATGTGAGCAACATTGTATCGAATGAACTCTAG